The following are encoded in a window of bacterium genomic DNA:
- a CDS encoding NAD-dependent epimerase/dehydratase family protein: MSILITGIAGFIGSNFAKRFMRARPRVPVIGIDDLSNGRAEVVPQDATLYRGSICDRELLARVFRNHSPSYIFHFAALPRVAYSVEHPHETAETNVLGTIALLEAAAKHHVKRFIFSSSSSVYGNTTQLPTRESTPANPRSPYALQKYLCELLCQQWSKLYGLDTVCLRYFNVYGPGQHGDSPYSTVIAAWLETLFTNGAKTPYLEGDGGQSRDFCYVDDVAEANILAMRAAKPFSGMAINVAGGTSVSLSDLHSLIERSTGKPLELERRPPRIGDVRATRADTHKARRLLGFRARTPLKEGLARTVRWFQDSAKN; encoded by the coding sequence ATGTCTATCCTCATCACCGGCATCGCCGGCTTTATCGGCAGTAATTTCGCGAAGCGCTTCATGAGGGCACGACCACGCGTGCCAGTTATCGGCATTGACGATCTCTCAAACGGCCGCGCTGAAGTGGTGCCTCAGGACGCCACGCTCTATCGCGGTTCAATTTGCGACCGCGAGCTTCTCGCGCGTGTGTTTCGAAACCACTCCCCTTCCTATATCTTCCACTTCGCGGCACTCCCGCGCGTCGCGTATTCGGTGGAGCACCCGCACGAAACGGCGGAAACCAATGTCTTGGGCACAATCGCGCTTCTTGAAGCAGCCGCAAAACACCACGTCAAACGCTTCATATTCTCTTCCTCATCGTCCGTGTACGGCAACACGACACAACTTCCGACGAGGGAAAGCACGCCCGCAAACCCCCGCTCGCCCTACGCGCTCCAAAAATACCTCTGCGAGCTCCTCTGCCAACAATGGAGCAAGCTCTACGGACTCGACACGGTCTGCCTGCGCTATTTCAACGTCTACGGCCCCGGGCAGCACGGCGACTCGCCGTACTCGACCGTCATTGCCGCATGGCTCGAAACACTCTTTACAAACGGCGCGAAAACACCCTACCTTGAAGGCGACGGGGGGCAGTCACGCGACTTCTGCTACGTTGACGACGTAGCCGAGGCAAACATCCTCGCGATGCGCGCCGCAAAACCTTTTTCCGGCATGGCAATCAACGTCGCAGGCGGCACCAGCGTCTCGCTCTCTGATCTGCACTCGCTTATTGAGAGGTCGACTGGCAAGCCGCTCGAGCTCGAGCGTCGACCGCCGCGCATCGGCGATGTCCGCGCCACCCGTGCGGACACACACAAAGCCCGACGCCTCCTCGGCTTCAGAGCACGCACGCCGCTCAAAGAGGGCCTCGCAAGAACAGTTCGCTGGTTTCAAGACTCGGCCAAAAACTAA
- a CDS encoding NTP transferase domain-containing protein yields the protein MRSLAVIILAAGKGTRMGGDIPKVCHELDGKPLIAHVLEAIVPLAPQRVILVVGYRAEAVAGAVRAYSELPIEFIRQEEQRGTGHAVSITESLLKGFDGDVLIRYGDTPLIRSETLARLFVAHRKARATGALLTALLDNPTGYGRIVRNASGRVVRIEEEKSATEEEREIREINAGAYCYRARALFSALKNLRPNSANGEYYLTDAVRVLTGRGRSILALPAALPEEVLGVNTPEQLRTVSNVRASLFSGRSDVVNA from the coding sequence ATGCGCTCCCTTGCAGTAATAATCCTTGCGGCGGGTAAAGGTACCCGTATGGGTGGCGACATCCCGAAAGTCTGCCACGAACTCGATGGCAAGCCATTGATCGCGCATGTGCTCGAAGCCATTGTGCCGCTCGCACCCCAGCGCGTCATTCTCGTCGTCGGCTATCGGGCCGAGGCAGTCGCCGGGGCCGTGCGTGCGTACTCGGAGCTTCCTATTGAGTTTATAAGACAGGAGGAACAGCGCGGCACTGGGCATGCGGTCTCCATTACCGAGAGCCTCCTCAAAGGATTTGACGGTGACGTCCTCATCCGCTACGGCGATACGCCGCTTATCCGCTCCGAGACCCTCGCGCGCCTTTTTGTCGCGCACCGAAAGGCACGCGCGACAGGAGCACTTCTTACCGCCCTCCTCGATAATCCAACCGGCTACGGCCGCATCGTCCGGAACGCCTCGGGCCGCGTTGTGCGGATTGAAGAAGAGAAAAGCGCGACTGAGGAGGAGCGAGAGATCCGCGAGATCAACGCGGGCGCCTACTGCTATCGTGCGCGAGCGCTCTTTTCTGCGCTCAAAAACCTCCGGCCGAACAGCGCAAACGGCGAGTATTATCTCACTGACGCCGTGCGCGTGCTCACCGGGCGCGGCCGCTCTATTCTCGCCCTGCCCGCCGCGCTCCCCGAAGAAGTCCTCGGCGTCAACACGCCAGAGCAGCTCCGGACAGTCTCAAATGTGCGCGCTTCGCTTTTCTCCGGACGCAGTGATGTCGTCAATGCCTAA